A part of Candidatus Saccharibacteria bacterium genomic DNA contains:
- a CDS encoding tRNA dimethylallyltransferase codes for MATAGIRPELPLIVIVGPTASGKTGLAIKLAKEFGGEIISADSRAIYRGLDIGTAKPSIEERQGITHWGIDLVDPSERFTAADFQAYANRKIAEIRARGRVPFLVGGTGLYIDAVVYNFEFPKAGNNEARRAELSKLSIETLHEYCKNSNVDLPENKQNKRYVIAAILRAGNAPKRLTQPISNAIIVGITTEKSKLHDRISERSRHIFTDAVIHEAQTVANKYGWGSEAMTGNIYPLIRQYLAGELALEQAVERFVVLDRRLAKRQLTWFKRSEHIVWLSLDKAYTYIARLLVSLNNS; via the coding sequence ATGGCGACCGCAGGTATACGACCAGAACTGCCGCTTATTGTGATTGTCGGCCCAACAGCCAGTGGTAAGACAGGGCTCGCGATTAAACTCGCCAAAGAATTTGGCGGGGAAATTATTTCTGCCGATTCACGCGCTATTTATAGGGGCCTCGACATTGGTACTGCAAAGCCGAGTATTGAAGAACGTCAGGGTATTACACACTGGGGTATCGATCTTGTAGATCCGAGCGAGCGATTTACTGCCGCCGATTTCCAAGCCTATGCTAACCGGAAGATTGCTGAAATTCGTGCACGGGGCCGTGTGCCATTTTTAGTCGGGGGCACCGGGTTGTATATCGATGCCGTAGTGTATAATTTTGAGTTTCCAAAGGCGGGAAATAATGAAGCGCGGCGTGCTGAACTAAGTAAATTGTCTATCGAAACACTGCATGAATATTGTAAAAATAGCAATGTTGACTTACCCGAAAATAAGCAGAATAAACGCTACGTCATTGCCGCAATCCTTCGTGCTGGCAATGCGCCAAAGAGACTTACACAACCGATATCAAACGCAATCATAGTAGGAATCACAACAGAAAAATCAAAATTGCATGATCGTATATCGGAGCGTTCACGGCACATATTCACTGATGCAGTTATTCACGAAGCGCAGACGGTGGCGAACAAGTACGGCTGGGGCTCAGAAGCAATGACAGGTAATATATATCCACTTATTCGCCAATATCTTGCAGGGGAGTTGGCACTCGAACAGGCTGTAGAGCGGTTTGTTGTGCTCGATCGACGGTTGGCAAAGCGTCAACTGACGTGGTTTAAGCGTAGTGAACATATTGTATGGCTTTCACTCGACAAAGCGTATACTTATATTGCTCGACTACTCGTTTCACTGAACAATTCATGA
- the thrS gene encoding threonine--tRNA ligase, with the protein MDEDQLHQMRHSLAHIMAQAVQHLWPEARFGVGPVVENGFYYDIDIPGVKISEDDFPKIEAEMRKVIGENYPFERSEKQVDEAIHWAEAAKQIYKVELLNDLKRAGTTVAKDLDASEMGTIADGYAAVENVSFYTDGDFTDLCRGPHVESTGKAGVFKLMRVAGAYWRGKETNPQMQRLYGVAFAGQEELDTHLKMLEEAKARDHRRLGVELDLYTTSPLVGVGLPLFTPRGTILREKVAGLSNQLRKSRGFEAVWTPHITKKDLYEKSGHWAKFGGELFLVKSQETSDEMALKPMNCPHHTQIFASRPRSYRDMPLRFLETTTDYRDEKTGELGGLNRVRSLTQDDSHVFCRQDQINDEVNGLLAAAGELYGQLGMKLRVRLSYRDDGDAYLGESELWESAQRQLKDAVTANGLDYFEQDGEAAFYGPKIDFMATDAIGREHQVATVQLDFVQPERFGLEYVDADGQAARPVMIHCALLGSIERFLSVFIEHTGGWFPFWAAPEQVRILTINDTVKEYVDEITSILSDVVLMQPLKYNEVRFTTDGRNESLGKKIREAAAMKIPVQLIIGPKDKEARQVSVRTQQGEEKVSFDDLGEYIKNL; encoded by the coding sequence ATGGATGAAGATCAGCTACACCAAATGCGACACAGCCTGGCCCACATTATGGCACAGGCGGTGCAGCATTTATGGCCGGAAGCTCGTTTTGGGGTCGGCCCAGTGGTAGAGAATGGCTTTTATTATGATATCGATATACCGGGAGTAAAAATATCTGAGGACGATTTCCCAAAAATTGAGGCTGAAATGCGCAAGGTCATTGGCGAAAATTATCCATTTGAGCGCAGCGAAAAACAAGTCGACGAGGCGATTCATTGGGCCGAAGCTGCCAAACAAATATATAAGGTGGAGTTGCTTAACGACCTAAAACGCGCCGGCACAACAGTTGCTAAAGACCTAGATGCTTCCGAAATGGGTACGATCGCCGACGGTTATGCAGCCGTAGAGAATGTGTCATTTTACACCGATGGTGATTTCACCGACCTTTGTCGCGGTCCTCACGTCGAAAGTACAGGCAAGGCAGGCGTCTTCAAGCTTATGCGCGTGGCTGGTGCCTACTGGCGAGGCAAAGAAACCAACCCGCAAATGCAGCGACTCTATGGAGTGGCGTTCGCTGGCCAGGAAGAACTCGATACTCATCTTAAAATGCTCGAAGAAGCAAAAGCTCGTGATCACCGCAGACTTGGAGTCGAACTTGACCTCTATACGACTTCTCCGCTTGTTGGGGTTGGTTTGCCGCTGTTCACCCCTCGCGGCACGATTCTGCGCGAGAAAGTCGCCGGCTTATCCAATCAACTCCGTAAATCTCGCGGTTTTGAGGCAGTTTGGACACCTCATATCACTAAAAAAGACCTATATGAAAAGTCAGGTCACTGGGCAAAATTTGGTGGTGAGCTATTTCTAGTCAAAAGCCAAGAAACCAGCGATGAGATGGCTTTAAAACCTATGAACTGCCCACATCACACACAAATTTTTGCCTCGCGACCGCGGAGCTATCGTGATATGCCGCTACGTTTTCTTGAAACCACCACTGATTACCGAGACGAAAAGACCGGCGAGCTGGGTGGACTCAATCGAGTCCGATCACTTACTCAAGATGATAGTCATGTTTTTTGTCGTCAAGATCAGATTAATGATGAAGTTAATGGACTGTTAGCTGCGGCGGGTGAGCTTTATGGCCAGCTTGGCATGAAGTTAAGGGTGCGACTAAGCTACCGCGATGATGGTGATGCCTATCTCGGTGAAAGCGAGCTGTGGGAGTCTGCCCAGCGACAACTAAAAGACGCGGTTACTGCAAACGGGCTAGATTACTTTGAGCAAGACGGTGAAGCGGCCTTCTATGGGCCCAAGATTGATTTTATGGCTACCGATGCCATTGGGCGCGAACATCAAGTCGCAACGGTACAGCTCGATTTTGTTCAGCCGGAGCGATTTGGGCTTGAGTATGTCGATGCTGATGGGCAAGCGGCTCGGCCAGTCATGATCCACTGTGCGCTCCTTGGCTCGATTGAGCGTTTTCTTAGTGTATTTATCGAGCACACGGGCGGCTGGTTTCCGTTCTGGGCTGCACCGGAGCAAGTCCGTATTTTGACCATTAACGACACCGTCAAAGAATATGTTGATGAAATAACATCGATTTTATCAGATGTCGTTCTAATGCAACCACTTAAATACAACGAAGTACGATTTACAACGGATGGTCGAAATGAAAGCCTTGGTAAGAAGATTCGTGAGGCAGCTGCTATGAAAATCCCAGTCCAGCTTATTATCGGACCAAAAGACAAGGAAGCACGTCAGGTGAGTGTTCGCACACAGCAGGGTGAGGAGAAAGTATCGTTCGATGATCTGGGCGAGTATATCAAAAATCTGTGA
- a CDS encoding transcriptional regulator — protein MIDALFGSKTRVKLLHLFFNNAGKAFYVREITRLVDEQINSVRRELANMLEVGIITSDSADNKLYYEVNQRYEHYIPFRAIFADQKSMSTSQDGQSRDVSAWHKAVKSVSGIRVAVAAGILVKGSASTVDLLLVGLPSDKKIRALIAHIENLEGRELSYTVLPYDEFYYRLSVRDRFITSIFANKHQVLVDTDTILKER, from the coding sequence ATGATTGACGCATTGTTTGGTTCAAAAACCAGGGTGAAGCTGCTTCACTTGTTTTTCAATAACGCTGGCAAAGCATTCTATGTGCGAGAAATCACTCGTCTTGTCGATGAACAGATCAATTCCGTTCGGCGTGAACTGGCTAATATGCTCGAGGTTGGTATTATTACTAGCGACAGTGCCGACAACAAGCTATATTATGAAGTAAACCAGCGCTACGAACACTATATTCCATTTCGTGCTATTTTTGCAGATCAAAAATCTATGTCGACAAGCCAGGATGGTCAAAGTAGGGATGTATCGGCGTGGCACAAGGCAGTAAAGTCAGTATCGGGCATACGTGTTGCGGTCGCCGCTGGAATACTTGTTAAGGGGTCGGCAAGCACAGTTGACCTTCTACTTGTTGGATTACCGTCAGACAAAAAAATACGCGCGCTGATTGCACACATAGAAAATCTTGAAGGGCGTGAGCTAAGCTATACAGTACTGCCCTATGATGAGTTTTACTATCGTCTTAGCGTACGAGATCGTTTTATTACATCGATTTTTGCCAATAAACACCAAGTGCTGGTGGACACCGATACTATTCTGAAAGAGCGCTAG
- the rplT gene encoding 50S ribosomal protein L20 produces MRVKRGVPARARHNKVLKSAKGMQHNRTRSFRLARQAVVRALQYAYRDRRNRKRDLRALWITRINAAARENGTTYGKLIANLRVAGVELDRKVLAELAANDPKAFAAIVKSVTK; encoded by the coding sequence ATGAGAGTTAAACGAGGCGTCCCTGCCCGAGCAAGACATAATAAAGTACTAAAAAGTGCCAAAGGCATGCAACATAATCGTACACGCAGTTTCCGCCTTGCTAGGCAAGCTGTCGTACGCGCTTTACAGTATGCATACCGCGACAGGCGCAACCGCAAACGCGACTTACGCGCTCTTTGGATAACACGTATCAATGCAGCAGCGCGTGAAAACGGCACTACCTACGGCAAGCTGATTGCAAATCTGCGAGTCGCTGGCGTAGAACTGGACCGTAAAGTACTCGCTGAGCTTGCGGCAAACGATCCTAAAGCTTTTGCGGCTATTGTAAAAAGTGTCACGAAATAA
- a CDS encoding MBL fold metallo-hydrolase, producing MFELEYKGANCVVLTSKVATIVVDPKLSLVGLKDIKTNDEIELTTESRFRVENSDARIIIDSPGEYEVGDFTIRGTAASRHVDTLEDEKWSTIYRLECGDVRLAVIGNIDPKLTDEQLESIGVVDILVLPVGGNGYTLDATSAALIVRQIEPKIVVPVHYADSALRYEVPQDNVDLFINELAVPAEEMAKLKVKTVGSIGPSLMVAKVTRS from the coding sequence ATGTTTGAACTAGAATATAAAGGAGCAAATTGCGTCGTACTCACAAGTAAAGTAGCGACGATTGTAGTTGATCCAAAGCTATCACTAGTAGGACTTAAAGATATTAAAACTAACGATGAGATAGAGCTTACTACCGAGTCGCGATTTCGTGTAGAAAATTCCGATGCGAGGATAATTATCGACTCGCCCGGCGAGTACGAGGTGGGCGACTTTACTATTCGGGGCACTGCCGCAAGTAGACACGTTGATACGCTTGAAGACGAGAAGTGGTCTACGATTTATCGCCTGGAGTGTGGAGACGTGCGTCTAGCGGTAATTGGAAATATCGATCCCAAACTCACCGATGAGCAGCTTGAGTCGATAGGAGTGGTTGATATTCTCGTGTTGCCAGTTGGCGGTAATGGCTATACCCTTGATGCGACAAGCGCCGCCCTGATTGTTCGGCAGATCGAGCCGAAGATAGTCGTTCCGGTTCACTATGCCGACAGCGCACTGAGATACGAGGTGCCTCAAGACAACGTAGACCTATTCATCAATGAGTTGGCCGTACCAGCTGAAGAGATGGCGAAACTAAAGGTAAAAACGGTTGGCTCAATCGGCCCTTCATTGATGGTTGCTAAAGTGACACGCTCTTAG
- the rpmB gene encoding 50S ribosomal protein L28 — protein MAARCELTGKGKQFGHNVSFSLRRTKRVFKPNLQKKTFVVDGQKITMVLSTQAIRTLKKKGILAN, from the coding sequence ATGGCGGCACGCTGCGAACTCACCGGTAAGGGTAAACAATTTGGCCACAACGTCAGCTTTTCTTTGCGTCGCACAAAACGTGTGTTCAAACCTAATCTACAGAAGAAGACATTCGTTGTTGATGGTCAGAAAATCACCATGGTTCTGTCGACACAGGCTATTCGTACGCTAAAGAAAAAAGGTATTCTGGCTAACTAA
- a CDS encoding site-2 protease family protein encodes MDIGYILTVLGVIFVSMTLHEVMHGLVAYRLGDETARLLGRLTLNPIKHVDPFMTVILPLLIVITNMLTGTNTPIFGGAKPVPFNPSRIDHEEWGIALMAIAGPLTNLLLALLSFILLVAIGSEANPIGKIALVSVWVNLGFFAFNILPIPPLDGSRVMYALAPDFIRRGMDAIERYGIVFVFIIVMLASPLLSAYMTSVIQFFLITFSRMFGVA; translated from the coding sequence ATGGACATAGGGTACATACTCACTGTACTAGGGGTTATTTTTGTATCGATGACACTTCACGAAGTGATGCATGGTTTGGTTGCCTATAGGCTAGGTGACGAAACGGCCCGTTTACTCGGTAGACTGACGCTGAATCCTATCAAGCACGTCGATCCATTCATGACCGTCATATTGCCGCTTCTGATTGTCATCACGAATATGCTCACCGGTACAAATACCCCCATATTTGGAGGCGCCAAACCAGTTCCGTTTAATCCTTCACGGATCGATCATGAAGAGTGGGGAATAGCGCTTATGGCTATCGCCGGCCCGCTGACAAACTTGCTGCTTGCACTCCTTAGTTTTATACTTCTTGTCGCAATAGGTAGCGAAGCGAACCCTATAGGCAAAATAGCACTGGTTAGCGTGTGGGTAAATCTAGGTTTTTTTGCCTTCAATATTTTGCCAATACCGCCCCTCGACGGTTCACGGGTAATGTATGCGCTTGCTCCCGATTTCATACGGCGGGGTATGGATGCTATTGAGCGATATGGAATAGTTTTCGTGTTCATTATCGTTATGTTGGCAAGCCCACTACTCAGTGCTTATATGACATCTGTAATCCAGTTCTTTCTCATCACATTCTCACGCATGTTTGGTGTTGCATAG
- a CDS encoding MGMT family protein, with protein sequence MSIGRRLTLRKTDDNLRELVYKLMQQLPRHRVTTYGDIAAMCGNPRAARVVGGIAHQGPEDLPWHRLVNAEGGLAIGYPGGQDVQRQLLKQDGIECGEDYKVKDFGERRWRPQVYDQNCRLL encoded by the coding sequence ATGTCTATCGGGAGGCGGTTAACCTTGCGCAAAACAGATGACAATTTACGAGAATTAGTTTACAAGCTGATGCAGCAACTTCCTCGACATCGGGTTACGACGTACGGTGACATTGCTGCTATGTGTGGTAACCCAAGGGCGGCGAGGGTAGTTGGTGGTATCGCTCACCAAGGTCCCGAAGATTTGCCTTGGCATCGTCTGGTCAATGCGGAAGGCGGCTTGGCGATAGGGTACCCGGGCGGACAAGATGTTCAGCGGCAGCTGCTCAAGCAGGATGGTATCGAGTGTGGTGAGGATTACAAAGTGAAAGATTTCGGAGAAAGAAGATGGCGACCGCAGGTATACGACCAGAACTGCCGCTTATTGTGA